The genomic segment CTCCAGCAGGCAGCGGCCAAGGCGGCGCGCGACCTTCTCGTTGACCGTGCGGCCGACCTGGGTCGAGCCGGTGAAGCTGATCAGCGGCACGCGACGGTCATCGACCATCTTTTCCGACAGCGCGGTACCGGCATCGTTGATCAGGAAGAAGATGTCCGGGAAGCCGGCCTCGCGCAGCGCGTCGTTGCAGATCTTCAGCGAGGCGATGGCGGTCAGCGGGGTCTTGTTGGACGGCTTCCAGATGCACACGTCGCCACAGATGGCGGCCAGGAACGAATTCCAGCTCCACACCGCGACCGGGAAGTTGAAGGCCGAGATGATGCCGACCAGGCCCAGCGGGTGGTACTGCTCGTACATGCGGTGGCCGGGGCGCTCGGAATGCATGGTGTAGCCGTACAGCATGCGACTCTGGCCGACGGCGAAATCGGCAATGTCGATCATCTCCTGCACTTCGCCATCGCCTTCCGGCTTGCTCTTGCCCATTTCCAGGGCCACCAGCGAACCGAGGGCATCCTTGTGCTTGCGCAGCGCTTCGCCGCACAGGCGCACGGCTTCGCCGCGGCGCGGCGCCGGGGTGGTGCGCCAGATCTTGAAGGCTTCCTGGGCACGGGCGACGACGGTGTCGTACTCGGCCTCGGTGGTGGCGCGGACCTGCGCGATCGGCTCGCCGGTGGTCGGGTTGACCGGGGTGATCAGCTCACCGCTGGTCGCGCTCGACCATTCCCCGTTGCCCAGGTACGTGCCAGCGTTGATCGCGTCCAGGCCAAGGGACTTGAGCAGCTCGGAAGACATGCAGACTCCTGTGTTTCGTTACGTTGTTTGGCGCCATCGCGGGCAGGTGGGGGACGCGATGAACTGAATCGCCGATGGTAGCAGAGCGGCCCATGCGGCCATGGTGCAACGCGCCAGCGCAGCCGGGTTGGAACATGAATGCTTGGAGGGCAGGGTGTGTTGCCTGTAAACTTCCCGGCTGCATGGCCCCGTAGCTCAGCTGGATAGAGCGTCCCCCTCCTAAGGGGAAGGTCGCCCGTTCGAATCGGGCCGGGGTCACCAGAATCAATGGTTTAGAAGGCTGTGGCGCTATGTGCTTTCCACAGCTCCCCGCATATGCGGAGAATTGAACCATTCGCCGCCAGAATGAACCTCGTTTACCTGCGCGCCAGCGCGCTATCAGGTGCCTGTATCGCGGCCGAGCGTGCCAACCTGATCAACCCGCGCGGTTCCTGCAGTGTGGGCGCGGCCTGACCGGCTGAAACGTTCGACCGTGTAGTAGGAGGCCGCCGCGCAGAGGGCTGCCGCGCCGGATCCGATGAGCATGCTGCTCCAGCCCGCAATGTCCTGCCCGCGCAGCCAATACATGATTGGGAAATGCCAGAGGTAGATGCCATAGGACAGCTTTCCGACCCATACCAGTGGGGTCCAGCAAAGGGCACGCACGTGGTGGGCCCCCAGGACAAGCAATGCCGCGCCGATCTCTGCCATGGCCATCCATGATGTGAGGGCCGCCATTTCCTTCACGTGAGCCTGGGTCACGGCGATCCCAAGCAGCAGCGCACCCATTGGAGCGGCTGCCTTGGGTAGGGACGGGTTCCACAGGCCAGCTGCGGCGCCGAGCAGGATCCCTGACAGCCGGGTGTCGAACCGGTAGTAGGGCTGATACCAGGCGTCGTCGTTCAGCGCCACGTGCCAACGCCAGAGTGTGGCTGCCATTGCCAGGAGGAAAACGGCGGGTGCCCACCAGTGCCTTGGCAGCCGGAACACCACCATCAGCACCATCGGCCACACCAGGTAGAAGTGTTCCTCAACGGACAGGCTCCAGGTGTGCTGCAGGTACCACGGCACCCGCCAGAGGGCGAAGCCATAGTCGGAGAGATAGAGCCCGGCAACAGCTGCGTCACGCAGGTGGTTGGCATGTTCCGGGAACACCCATGGCGCCGCGGCCAGATATACGGCCAGTAGTAGTAGAAGGGCTGGGTAGAGCCGGCGCAGGCGGCGCACGTAGAAGGTGCCAATGCGCAGCGATCCTGTCTCTACGTGCTGCTCGGCAAGGATGCGCGTGATCAAGTAGCCGGACAGGACGAAGAAGACGTCCACGCCGAAGAAGCCGCCGAATCCACCGAACAATCGCGCGTGGAAGGCCAGCACAAGCGCTACAGCGATTGCTCGCAGGCCGTCCAGCGCAGGGTTGTATCGCATGGACTCCCCTCCATGGCATCGAAGCTTATTGTGCCACTGGCCGCCACCCGGATCCTTCCTATGGCTGGAAGATAACCGTTGGTTCCGATCCGGTCACGCGCGTCCCGCAGGATGATCGTACTGAGCCATGCAAGCCTCTTCTAAAGAGCGAGGTCGCCCATTCGAATCGGGCCGGCGTGACCACCTGCACGGCTGCTTTCGCACTCGCTTTCTGCGTCTAGCGCAGCCCCAGGCCTTCCAGCACTTCGGCCACCTGCGCCCGGTCATTGCCCTGCAGCCCAAGCAGCGGCCGCGGCAGGCAGTCGTCACTACACAGGCCCATCAGCGCGGCAGCGCATGCCATCACGCGGATGCCGCCGAAGCGATCGTACAGCGCCCAGAGCGGTGCCAACCGCGCGGATGCCGCCTCAGCGGTGGGCATGTCACCGCTGCGCGCAGCGTGGGTGATGCGCAGCGCCACTTCGGGGAACAGGCCAGCGATCACCGAGTACCAGCCATCACAGCCTGCGGCCAGTCCGCGCACGGCGGCGGCGTCACCACTGATCCCCAGCGTGACGTGCGCAGGAATGTGGGCGCGCAACGTTGCGACCCTTGCCGCGGCTTCGACCGGATTGTCGGAGAGGCGGGGGATCTTGATCGAGCCGATATTGGGCAGTGCGGCGATCCGCCCATGCAGTTCATCGGAGAACTGGAAGCGGGTGGTGCCGGGATTGTCGTAGACGCAGATCGGGGTGCGCACTGCCATGCTCACCGATTCGAAGAGTGTGTAGACCTCGTGCTCCTTCAGCGGCTGGTAGGACACCGGCGCCAGCAGCAGGCCGGCAGCGCCGGCATCTTCCGCATCCCTGGCCAGTTCCAGCACGTCGCGGGTGCGCAGGGCGCCGACGCCGACGATCACCGGTATGCCGACGGCATGGGCGAGGGCCTGGCGCAGCACGCGCTTGCGCTCGGCTTTCTCCAGATAGGCATAGCTGCCGGTGGAGCCAAGAATGCCCATCGAATCCACCCCGGATGCGGCCAGGCGCTCGACCAATGCGGTAAAAGCGCGTGTGTCGATGTCATCTCCACTGAGCGGAGTAAGCGGAAACGCGCTGAGGCCTCTGAACATGGGATACCCGGGAGTGAGAAAGAGACAGGCTGCCGTTGGGCGGCAGGCGTGTGGACGCCCGGAATTGTTTATTGTCCTAGGACAAAATTCAAGCGCTGCGGCGTGGCGTGACTGCGCGTTCCAGGACGCCCACAATGGATGCCCACGTCACGTCCGCATCGTCCTGCCCATGCAACTGCAGCCGGTCCAGCCTTCGCACTACGCGCGCATCGCCCGTTGGCTGGATTCGGCCGCAGCCACGCAGCGCTGGGCCGGCCCGGGTGTCGCATTCCCTGTGCCGGCCGGAGCGTTCGCGCAGGTGCTTGGGCTGGGCACTCGCCCGGGGCGGGTGCTGCTGGACGAGCAGGGCGATTGCGTAGGCTTCGGCCAGTACTGGTTGAGCGAACCCGGCACCGCCCATCTGGGCCGGATCATCGTTTCGCCGCAGGCGCGGGGGCGCGGGCTGGGGCGCGTGCTGATGCAGCTGATGATCGCCGAGGCCCTGCAATCACCGGGCGTACAGCGCCTGACCCTGCGGGTCTATCGGGACAATGCCGCGGCGGTGGCGCTGTATCGCGACCTCGGATTCCGGCCCGTGGACGATGCCTCGACGCCCGACTTGCTGTTCATGCAGCGCGCTGGCGGATGACGGGCGCCGGGTGACGGGCCTTGATGCCTTCGGCACTTTTCACAACAGGCTGACCGGGCCCCGTATGCTGGGCTCCGGAATCCAGCCGGATCGGTTCGTGGACCGCGTACCCCAGCTTCTGGATCAGGACGAATCCATGCGCCTGGAGGTCAGCACGCTGGCCGAGGGCCAGGGCGTCCCGCTGTCGTTCGGGCACGCCTGCCTGGCGGTGCTGGTCTGCGTGTCGGGGCGTGCGCGCTTC from the Stenotrophomonas maltophilia genome contains:
- the amaB gene encoding L-piperidine-6-carboxylate dehydrogenase — its product is MSSELLKSLGLDAINAGTYLGNGEWSSATSGELITPVNPTTGEPIAQVRATTEAEYDTVVARAQEAFKIWRTTPAPRRGEAVRLCGEALRKHKDALGSLVALEMGKSKPEGDGEVQEMIDIADFAVGQSRMLYGYTMHSERPGHRMYEQYHPLGLVGIISAFNFPVAVWSWNSFLAAICGDVCIWKPSNKTPLTAIASLKICNDALREAGFPDIFFLINDAGTALSEKMVDDRRVPLISFTGSTQVGRTVNEKVARRLGRCLLELGGNNAIILDETADLKLAVPGIVFGAVGTAGQRCTTTRRLIVHRSIYADVLATLVKAYKQVEGKIGDPTDAANLMGPLNSDGAVQQFLDAIAQAKAAGGTIETGGTRIDRAGNFVLPAIVSGLKNSDAVVQHETFAPILYVMPYDSLDEAIDMQNGVPQGLSSSIFTTNLKTAEKFLSAAGSDCGIANINIGTSGAEIGGAFGGEKDTGGGRESGSDAWKVYMRRQTNTINYSDSLPLAQGIKFDL
- a CDS encoding acyltransferase family protein, whose amino-acid sequence is MRYNPALDGLRAIAVALVLAFHARLFGGFGGFFGVDVFFVLSGYLITRILAEQHVETGSLRIGTFYVRRLRRLYPALLLLLAVYLAAAPWVFPEHANHLRDAAVAGLYLSDYGFALWRVPWYLQHTWSLSVEEHFYLVWPMVLMVVFRLPRHWWAPAVFLLAMAATLWRWHVALNDDAWYQPYYRFDTRLSGILLGAAAGLWNPSLPKAAAPMGALLLGIAVTQAHVKEMAALTSWMAMAEIGAALLVLGAHHVRALCWTPLVWVGKLSYGIYLWHFPIMYWLRGQDIAGWSSMLIGSGAAALCAAASYYTVERFSRSGRAHTAGTARVDQVGTLGRDTGT
- a CDS encoding dihydrodipicolinate synthase family protein; this translates as MFRGLSAFPLTPLSGDDIDTRAFTALVERLAASGVDSMGILGSTGSYAYLEKAERKRVLRQALAHAVGIPVIVGVGALRTRDVLELARDAEDAGAAGLLLAPVSYQPLKEHEVYTLFESVSMAVRTPICVYDNPGTTRFQFSDELHGRIAALPNIGSIKIPRLSDNPVEAAARVATLRAHIPAHVTLGISGDAAAVRGLAAGCDGWYSVIAGLFPEVALRITHAARSGDMPTAEAASARLAPLWALYDRFGGIRVMACAAALMGLCSDDCLPRPLLGLQGNDRAQVAEVLEGLGLR
- a CDS encoding GNAT family N-acetyltransferase, translated to MQLQPVQPSHYARIARWLDSAAATQRWAGPGVAFPVPAGAFAQVLGLGTRPGRVLLDEQGDCVGFGQYWLSEPGTAHLGRIIVSPQARGRGLGRVLMQLMIAEALQSPGVQRLTLRVYRDNAAAVALYRDLGFRPVDDASTPDLLFMQRAGG